GCGCTGTGATGATGCTTTTGAGAAGATGGTCCACACTCTGCTGGAAAGGTCAGTGTGGCGTCATCACTGAGGAACCATGAACGCAGAGTGCTGCTAAGAAACAAGCATATCAGAAATGTGATAAGAGACGTCATAATCAGTTATATCTTTATGTTTATGACCCAGACATCCACACCTGCACAGCATGGTGATCCGCAGCTACCTGCTGATTCAGCAGTACACTGAGGCCATGATGGCTCTGACCTCTTCCCCGTCCCTGAGAGACCACATCACGCCGGAGACCCTGGCCATGGTGGAGGACCTGATCAACGCCCCAAACAGAGAGGGCTCCCAGGGCCGGGGCCACATGCTGCTGGTTCGAGTGCCCTCGCTGCAGCTGGCGATGCTGGCCCGGGAGCGACTAGAGGATGTGAGGGACAAACTGGGGCTCCAGTTGTGCTTCGCCGTCCTGCTGGGAAGCCCCGCCACCGAGCTCAGCCTGCCCAGAAACTTCACCAACCGCCTGCGGGTGAGAATGACATGAGACCACAGTCACATaaggcttttctttttaatgtgctTTCTACGAAATGTTTCAAATATTTGTGCAGAGTTACTGTGGTTCATTCAGGCAAGATGTGAAGAAATCAGATCCATGACTAAAACACggtttgacacagaaatatGAGATGATTGTCAAGGAATTAAGGAGTGAGTGTGAGTCACTCACcttttaaactgaaaatagaGAAGTttcattatgaagtaaatgttaATTTCACAATGTAATGACaatagaataatgacaccattgGCGTTTAGATTGGTTCCCTGTAAGCCTCGCTCTTGCATGTAATTTTGTCTGCCACTGGGTACAATCTCCCATTAAAAAGAAGGCTTACTGGTGATCCAGTTACACTGGCACCCTCTCTATCTCCTTTCATGTCTCCATCTTAGATTAAATGATTGAATGAACTCACGTTTCttctcctgctgtttgttctaCTCCACCCTGACACAACCCTCTACCTCAGAGGTAGACTGCAGCGATGCATGCTCTCTAAACACCACTTAACTAAACGCTAAACATTATGTAATCATGGTGTTTTGCTGTAGGCGTGGAGAGGCTATGAGAATGAAGACTGGGTGCCGCACACTTATGAGGATCTGGAAGGGCTGCCCTGCATTGTCATCCTTACAGGGAAGGACCCTCTCGGAGAAACTTTCCCCAGGTAAGCTCAAACATCACGATactccatcatcatcataccctactgtgtttctgtgttgtatCAGCATCAGTAAACTATCTTAGATTAGAAAATAGAAGTATACattaaataaaaatccaaatatatgAGCTTCTCTCACAGTTTTCTTCATGCTTTTACTCTTCTAGGTCTCTGAAATACAGTGACCTGCGTCTGATAGACTCCAGCTACCTGACTCGTACAGCCCTAGAGCAGGAGGTGGGTCTGGCCTGCACCCACGTGTCCATGGGCGTGGTCCAGGAGCCCACGAAGGCCATGGTCCCTCGGGATTCAGATGGAGAAAAGGCTGCTGCCAGTTTGAATGATGGAGATGAGCTTGAAAGACCTCAGAGCAACGGCAGCGCTGCAACCAGAACTTCTGGTGAGTCCCTGACCTCGCTGATACTGAATTTTAGGATTAAAGATACAAAGACCATAGCTGGCAGTAAGTTACATACTGGAGGGTTTCACAGATGCAGGCACAGAAACTGGAAGAAAAGAACTGGAAGGTGCATTGAAATGAGGCCCAACTTCAATCAATTGCAACTTTTACAGCTGTTCACATTATCCATCTGAAGGCAAATTGACCTGCATGCAAATGAGTAAATGATTGGTTTTACAGCAAATGTTGTCTGACTTTGATATCACATTTGTTAGCTTTAGAAACTTTGCCTAATTTGTattaatttttcacatttattctcTTCATGTCTCCACGCAGGCTCTTTGGCAGAGAACGGTGTCAGTTCATCTGATGTCGCCGACTCTTTCCAGAAGCCCTCCACCTCCGCCTGTCCACCTGAAGGTGCCGTCACCTCAGACGTGAGCACAGTAACACAGGTGTTCAAGCAAGAGTGCGATTCCCTGGGAAGCCAGCTCTCCTCCAACCCCCCCAAAACCTCCAAGGCCCCTGCCTCTCTTTGCTCcagttcctcctcttcctccccttctccatcttcctcctccacccagaGGCCTAGCCAGTCCACGCAGTGCGGTCGTGAGCCTAAGCCCACCCGGGTGTCCCCGCGGACAGTCATCATGTCACGGGCGGCGTACAACCTGCTGGCGGGGGAGTCGGGGGGTCAGCTGAGctccttctccctgctgcctcaAGCAGATGTGGCCTGGAGCGGCCCACTGAGACCCCTTATCACCAGCAACCTGCAGGGGGCAGAGCAGAGCATGTACTACCGCCAGTGGACCATCAGCAGGCAGCATCACGCAGATTATGAAGCTCCACCTGTGCCACATCCACGGCGCCTGCTGCTCAGCGGACCCCCACAGGTAACAAAACACGCGCACTGCTTCCCCTCGAAGTGCACCATCAACTGTATTTCCACATGTGAATGATAACGTCGAACattacaaagagaaaagagaaagtaagatttttattttacaattaaaaaaacaaattttgaGTAAGTTATATGAGATGCTGACAAATTTTTGTCAGtttcaaactgtgaaaataaaataataaaaagtaaaatgtgaaaagtgttactgtaacattacagatgtgcttttattttgttaaaccTTCCTAGGTGGGAAAGACCGGTGCCTATCTGCAGTTTCTTCGCATCCTGTTTCGAATGCTTATCAGACTGTTGGAGGTAGACGTGTATGAcgaggaagaggtggaggaagaaggTGAAGATTGCTTGGACTTACTGACTCATCTGTCCTTTTCCCGATTCAGGTTCAGTTCTCATCTTTTCGTGTTCTTTTCAtctccagaaacatcagagGTTACGACTCCAGTAAATACCCAGTGGCCTGACATTGAGGAAGTTCGAAAGCTGCCCTTTGACCCCCACCCCCGTGACCCTAAGTTCAGGAAGGCCAGCCCTGTTTACACTGACAAGAAGCCAAAGTGCTTAAAAGGTCAGCacaaatatgcaaacacacGACAGCAGCAGAGTTAAACATGTTAATCTGCTTTTTGTAAATACAACATGGACATTCATTTAACATGAACTTAAACACTTTCAAAGCAGGAGTGTgaacatgtttgatttttgcTATCTGCAGACGGAGACAGCCAAGCACCAACCAAACGAGAGACCAAGTCCATACGTCTGAGCAGGTTTGCTGCCCACAATGCCTTTCATCACTGTGAACAGTGTCACCACTACTGTGAAGCAGGCCCTGCCACACAGGTGAGTCCAGCATCCAAGACTCTCACCTGCTGCCTTCTTTGGGCTTGAGTAGCTTCAAACATTGCTGACTTATAGATGCACATATATATATCCTAACCTGTCAAAATACTTTGGCACTTGAAAGCTTGAGAGCTCTTTGCTCTCTGTCATCACGTGTAATGGTGATCTCTCTGTGTTAATAATGCATGTGTGCGTTGCAGCTGCTGGAGTGCACCTTCCATGCTTTCACCTTCTGCTCGTCCATGCTGGGGGAGGAGGTCCAGCTCCAGTTTGTCATTCCCAAAGCCAAGGAGCAGCACTTTGTCTTCAGTCAGCAGGGCAAGCACTTGGAGAGCATGCGCCTGCCTCTGGTGTCCGCCAAGGTTAGTTTACTGTGTACATGTGCGAGTATTTGTTTGTATAGAGGTGTGCATATGACTGGAGAGGCCAGGCGTGCTCATCTCTTCCTGCTAAAGTTAAAAACCGAGGTATCACAAATCAaagtgttctctctctgtctgtccgtagGATCCTGATCTGCTAAAGAGTCCCATCTTCACCCCGACAACAGGACGGCAAGAGCACGGCCTGCTCAACATTTTCCACGCCATGGAAGGCGCCACTCATCTGCACATTCTGGTGGTCAAGCAATTTGAGATGCCACACTACAGGAAGTACTGGCCCAACCACATCCTGCTCGTCCTGCCGGCTATGTTCAATAATGCGGGAGTCGGTGAGCTGCTTAATGGCTTAATTAAACTCAGATGTTTTAACCGGGGATAGAAATAAAACTCCTCTGTGCCATCCTCTCCCTTCATGGATGCACGCAATTTGTCGGGACTCTCATTTTACTGCAAGCTTATTGCCATTCGGATCATTGTAAAAATGCTATGATCTCATATAAATTCTACATGTAGAGTTAGGCTAGACCAAACAATAAACTAAATCTCCCAACTGGACCAACTGGAGAGAGCACACAGCACAGTAATGAGACCAGATGTATGGCCTGCCTGAAATGGGtgtaactaaaaaaaaaaatctcttaaaTACACAGTAACAAGGATCAGTGAGTTGAAGAGTCTGTTTACCATTTTATCCATTTTGCCTAACGTGGGTTCCTGCTGATGTTTCTGTCCAGGATAGAGCcagtgctgtttgtgctgtatgtGAAACATGCATTTTCTGAGCAGCACAATGTAAAAGTGCACTTGTAAAATTTGAATGCCTGCACGGACTATGCAAATTTACTGTTCAGCTTTGAAGTTGGAACTGCACAACCAGTGCTGCGGGAGCTGGTTTTTATTCCCTCCTAAAGCGCTGGTTGAAGGGCATTCGAGGTGTAACAGTGTTGAGAAAGtattaaatgaaaaactgaCTCCCTGGCTGCTGCCTGTTTAAGGTGCTGCCCGCTTCATGATCAAAGAGCTGTCATACCACAACctggagctggagagaaacCGACTGGAGGAGCAGGGTATTAAGAGGCAAGACGTATGGCCTTTCATTGTCATGATGGACGACTCCTGCGTGCTGTGGAACTCCCACCAGTCAACAGACAGCAGGTAGTAACCGATTCTGATTTGTAAAATTTGCAGAGACGGgagtttctgacattttagcGCAATAATTATTCACATTGATTGTGCAGCCACCGACATATATTTCCCCAAACTGTGATGCCTAAAAAAATGAACATCCTCATGTTTTTATACCCtgtcctcctttttctctgtctctcagtgagACATCAGATGGAGGCTCGACCTTCACCAACGTATCTCTGAAGATGGTACTGCAGCATATGGAAAGCACACCGAAGATCTCCCTGTACGCAATGTGCGGCACACGCAAGTGGAGCAGCAGCCTGGCGCGCAGGGCTCCCAGCCACCCCTTCAGTCGGTGTCACCTCCACGAGTTTGTCATGCTTAACGTGGACCTGACACAGAATGTTCAATATGACCTTAACCGGTAAGTTACCGGAAGAATGTGTCAGTCAGTTTGGTGATTTGTGTAGTGTCCTCATGTTCTGACATTGATGTTTTGTGCATACGTACAGGTATAGCTGTGAGGAGGTGGACTTCAATCTAAGGGTGAACAGCAgtgggctgctgctgtgtcgCTTCAACTACTTCAGCCTCATGAAGAAACACATTCCAGTTGGGGGAAACAAAGACTTCCTGGTCAAACCTAAACTCATGGTGGGTGTCACGTTCAACATTTGCCCATTCGCAAGTGGGCTTCTTGTGAATTAAGTTTCTTTTTTCAAGCACTACactgctttcttctctctccaggAAATAGAAAACCCCGCGCCAATCAGCCCATTCCAGTATGTTTGCGCCCCAGACAGCGAGCAGACCCTCCTGGACGCCCCGGCCCAGTTCCTGCTTGAAAGGTTCCTGcaaagctgcagccacagactcTTTCCGAAGGCTGTTCAGAACAGAAACAACCCAGTTCTGTCCATCGACAGCTACCTCAACATCAGCCCGGAGGTAAGAGCTCCCAGGAGGCTGCATCTGAAAGCAAGAGAGGAGGCAATTAGTGCTATCCCTTCATTTTAACTTGTTAATTGTGAAAATCTGTTTTGGGATGGAAGCGTTAGGGTTTGCACATACACTGTTGTTTCAGGGGAATCTTTAAGGTGTCAGCTATTACAAAAATAAGAGAAACCTGCTGACTGAATTAATTTCAAAGGCTTTTATAAGCTAAAGTTTGTGGAACAGTCACAGAGACCCACAGAGAAACATGTTGCACGTTTTCACCATCTGTTTTGCCAAGAACAGTGTGACCTGTATGCATGCACACGTGCAAGCCACGAATGCTAACAATGCatatttgtactgtatatttgtgcATATGAGGTGATAACTGTCGACACAACGTCATAATGtgcacacctacacacattTTCGACGTTTTTTCTCCTGTAGTGGAAATAAATGATGACGCACAGTTGCACACAATGCAAACTATACATTTCGCTTGTAAAGACGCCCCTAGAAGCTCCCCGCGGCGATCATTAAGGTCTCATGATGAGGAATTTGTTAACTTGTCACCTAAAACTTCATGTTTCCTTTGGTTTGCTTGAGCGGGATGAATGAAGTGTATCTTGTTGAATCTTTTGTCACAGATTTCTGTGTGCTACATCAACTCTCGTCCACACTCCACCAACCTGAAACACCAGGGCCTGCTGTTCAGCGGCCTGCTGCTTTACCTCTGTGACTCCTTCGTCGTCTCCGGATTCCTCAAGAAATTCCGCTTCCTCAAAGGTGAATGATCAGTGCTGTCGTAGTCACTTGTGCAGCTTCTGTTGTTATTGTAAtagttaagtgtgtgtgtgtgtgttgtgtagaACATATGGACTGCAGGTATAGTTCAAACTACAGCGGTAGGTGAGTATATTCACAGAAAAGTACTGTTTTTTAAATACGTTTACATATCCTGATTTGTAACATGTGAAGGGGATTAATCCAGGGTCATTAGACATATCATTAAATTAGAAAAACATAATTAAACTTGTCAGTCTTGTCACGGGTTAGAGTTAGCTGTCAATCATAACATCACACCTCTTTTTAATAGCATCAAATGAGCCAGTTAAAACCAAACATCAGAAAACTTGAACATGCGTCAGTGTGATAGAAACGACCTGAAACGACTCTGACATCTACTTTGTCCAATGTCCCATCCGCTAACATGGAGCGTGCAGGGTTTATGACCTGTACTGAAGCTAGCCACCAGGGTTCACTTTTAGTCAGCTGTCACGTCATCTGTCTTGAGATACAGTCAATGATTTCGCACAGCACAGCCTCTTAGGGTCTGATACTCCAGGTCTGACCTATTTATCTCCATCACGTCCACAGGTGCCACTCTCTGTGTGATCAGCCAGGATCGAAGTTCCCTGCGTCAGACGATCGTCCgactggagctggaggacgAGTGGCAGTTCCGGCTGCGGGACGAGTTTCAGACAGCCAACTGCAGCGAGGACCGTCCCCTCTACTTTCTGACTGGCCGCCATGTTTGAATCTGAAGCATCCTGGGTCAGAAATGAGGATCGATTTGATTCCAAACCAGCCAGCAATCACAATTCTCGCCATTCCAGTGGAAGGTCAGAGGGGATCTGCTGGAGCACAAGATCCAATGTGCCCCAACAAGTGGACACATGGCCACCGAATATGGCTTTCCTTACATTTGTACTACCACAGTGCACTATGCCTGTGTTGCTGGGCTTGCCTCCATTTGAGCTTGTGTTCTACTGAGAAGTGCtgtggggggagaaaaagcacagctgaaactgaactttatttgttttgttgttgtgtttcacaAAAAAATGGACGCTCTCCGATCAATGATGTGACTATTTGAAGATTGTAGGTGTACATGGACTTTGACGGTATGGCCCGTTCTGGGCATACTTGTTTATCTCAGGGTTTTAAAGGGAGATTCGAGGGAGGTTGTTTCAAAGGTTTCAAGCTTTTCTCCAAGCTCACCGTGTATTTTTAGCATTAACTTTTGCTGGTACCAAAGACATCCTCAGCTgcccctcctcttttcctttcgCTTTCCGTCTCAGCTGCTCTGCCTATCAAATTCCACGAAGCTCATTGACTATAAAAGGTCAGCTCATCAcgttaaagaaacacaaacatagaGGTCAGCCTGTATTGGATTTGCATCATTGAGAGTATCAGATTCGACTGCGATTCAAACAACAAGCGACCATTGGAGCTGGCACGCTTAAACCCCATATGGGGACCACTTTTCTCCTGTGCCTCCTAAAAATAATTACGTGGCATCGATAATCCATCTAACGAGTGTGGTTTTAGTTTTCAAATGACTTACACACAAATTTATCCAAAGACTTAATTCACAACTATAGAACGTTGTGTCCCTTCAAGAATGTAGAAAGTTAATGTTCCACTATGGGCTTGAATATCTAACTATGAAGCAGGTCTGTTGTCCAGACTTATCTGACTTGCCAAAGGGTTTTTTACTCATCTGTTAAGGTGTATTACCAACCAGACATAGCAACATGGAAGCAAGACTAGTTTAATGGTATGTTCTAAATGATATATGTTTTGTATTTAGGCATCTACTGGCTTAAATATTGGGTATTTTAAGCAGAATCACATTGCGCCAGTAAATGCTACATCGTAATCACTGCCAAATATCCTGCTACTGACTGTGCCTGGGATTTCACCTCCGAGTCGTAATGCTCCGAGGCTGATTGTACGCTGATGGTCTTGGTTACCACCCACATATTAAACTCGTAATCCGCCATCTATTGCCACCAAAACGAAGGGTAATCAAAGAAGCTTTACGTGCTGTCGAAAGCAGCTGACCAGATCATTTCATGTACTTGAAAGTAgaatgtttttatatgtttCTGCACAGGGTTGTCCAAAGAATATGCCTTAAGTGACGTTTCATACAGTCACTGCtcatgttactttttttttgttttgtttttttgaccaGTGAAATGAAGAAACCATTTAACTGTGAGGCGAAGAAATGTTTGTCCGAGTGAAGCAAAACGAAATAATTGGATTTCGGAACTACTGTACTGTTTAAAGCTGTGTTTACATTATTAATATATTATATCATCCCCTTAACCACTGAGGGTTACTGATGTTTTTTAGTCTTATGTAACTTTTGCCAGTATATTTTGGTCATGATGTCTTTCTGCATTTTATGTTATGTTGCAAAGGCAAGAAGAATCTACCTAGATGTGTCCTTAACCATATGTCTGTATCCCTTCCTGTTCTTGTGTTGgatttttattgaaaatgaaaatcaggtCCATGAGggattcttatttatttgacaAGCATTTTGGACTGATAATCATATTGAAGTGTAATATTTGATTGCATGCTAAGCTCGCCTAAACCAAGGGAGTGTGTCCTCTTCAAAACCATCCATGAAGGCTTTGCACAAGACCCAAACGAATGATTGTTAGATCTACTGAATGTCGCCGGGGGTAGGGAATGTGAACTTGCACTATACAAGTTGccagcagaaaaaaatatttcccaCTATGAAATGAACCCCAAAATTCGTCCAAATATAAGACTGGTGATCAAAATGTTAACTTAAACTCCAATGGTCCATAGaatgtgtctttctttttaataatttaacacTTAATATGCAACTTGCTCTCACAATcttcactgaaatgtgtttgataACCTTGTGTGGCCCAGTGTAGCCTTGGTGTCTGGGTGATCTACCTCATGTTTACCATTGTGGTTGCGGGCTGTGAACATTATGACATTAGAGCcatgttattgttgttgaaACTGTATGAATGTAATAAAATGACTTCTAAAATCATTtgtgggttgttgttttttttgcctaCATTTGTATATGTTGGAAACAATGCAGTACACACAGCCACAGTATAACATACAGGACAGTTAGTTAATTAGATCACTGAGACAGAAATGTATATTCCCAAATGTGATAGCAAGCAGGGATTTGaattttgtgtttaaaatgatgcacaagacCTCTAATCCCTTTGACGGCTTAGGTTTAAATACTTCACTtcatttctcaagtgcaatacatcATACGACAttggtagttttctcataagaatattggcagcagtatttttatggcatttagtatttttataatctgtacacaatgtacatatacataacAATAAATGGTtgacagtgaagcagcagatgcCGAGATATTGTGAGTTTTAGTCTTTAATATAACTAATCTTAGAAATAGCTGGaacctacatttcccacaatgcaacatgATTGTCTCTTTTGTTACAACTCCCTGCTGCCGACCAGTTGCCCACTTCTATCAAACTCTCTTTGAAGTCTCAGACTCAAAGATAACCCTGGCACCATCATCAGCCTTATTTCTGATGAAACTCTGGAAAGCTCTCTCCAGAACCACAGCAGACGTGATACAACTGCAGGCTGAGTAGTGCTCCTTGTGATTAGTAACCTGAACTGAAAGCGGTGAAGTGCCCCTTTAAGATGATTtccatttgttttgctgtgcttCCCATGCAGCTGCTTAGTATTTCAAAGTGTGTTGCAAAGTGCATTAATACAAAGCTTAAGCAGTGTTGCTGAGATGCGTGTGCAGCCCAGTCTTTAGCCTGTGATTAATaatcctctcactctcctctgcaTCCACTCAGTCCCAGATCTTTTCACTCTGCTAAAGAGTACATCCCAGGACCTTGCTCCTTTCAGTCACCTCCTTTCCTGATGTTTGTCTCACCTCAGCGCCTGACCATGCACAACCACGCTCTTATCAAGAGCAGATATAGCTTTATAATGGATGCTATAGGCTCTTCTCAGGCTTCACTGTAAGGGCACAGGGGCATTGTTGGTCCAGGGACAGTACTATTTCAGCTCCTGCAAGGTAATATTAGAGCATACTTTCCATCAACCTAAAGCCCCTGTGCGATATAACACAAGGCTATTTTCAGCCAGCTGCAGTCAGGATGGGACAAGGAAGAGAGGTCAAGAGAGAGTGGCTGGCAGGCTGATTCTTGAACCTTTTAATTGCTCTTTGGAGAAAAGCAGTCAGATGTTGTCCATGAGGCCCAAGACACTTCTGTCTCTAAAGATTTTAGACGTCCCAAAGTGATTAATTTATGACAAGCTGGGGAATTCCAGTGCTTAAAAAGAGGACAAAGGGTAATTGACTGCTTTCTTTGGCTTCTCTCGACTATGCTGTAATTCAAAAGTTTCCTCGATCGATCGCATCGTTTGATTTCTTCTTTCGGCTGATATTTCAACAAATGCTATGaagcaaaaagagaaagtgTCTCCTGATAATTCCTCCTGACATATTTCTTTCAGTTATTCAGTCCTCAGGCCATGCAGTACTTAAAATTAAACTACTTTCAAACACTGATGATTAAAGTATGACTGAGCCATACCACTGTGAAATATCTTTTATTCTGCCTTAACATCAAGAAAATTGCTTGATTATTGATCTGTAACTGTATAATTAAGCAGAGTACATTCTCCCATGAGCAGAGGTATCAACAACATTCATAATACAGGGATTCCTGCCACATAATATCAATTTTCGTAGATGGTAAGCAACAGTAAATTACTCATCCCTCTTGGCAGTCTACTCTAATTACTCTCAGGCTTCCATAAACCATCTAGCTAAAACCAAAGCTCATCTGTCTGTGGGCTTATTGGGGGGGTTGGGGTGAAGGTAAGTGGAGTGCCGGGGGATTACAGTTTGCCTTTGGTGGATCACAACCACTACCGCAGCAATGCATATCCTATCAGCAGCTAAGCCTGTGAGCGTGGAGCGAGTCAATTCCAGGGACCAAAACCCAATACTGTGACGTGAGAGTAGAGGGAGCGTGACCCCGCTGTGACACGCTGGtcatgcagcacagcagctccagcGGTGAGACTGTCAAATGTCTCGAGTTCAGGGCAGGGTCTGTGAGCAGGGGTGGAGTCTtgtgcaaagaaagaaagaaagaaagaaaattgcTGACAAAAGGCAACTGCAGGCAATTATTCCAGCCTGCAGTTTATGGTCAGTCGAGCAATCCAATATACTGTTTAGAAGATGCATTACAAGCAGAAGCACTAGAGACAGCACACAAACGAACCTGGACTCTGTTTAATAATTTATTAAATACAGCATATTACACTCATGTTGATAATGTGCATATACTGGTACTTATACTATAGAGACaattttttaagtttaaaatCTTATTGCTGCACATGTTAGACAgactgtcttcttcttctttttatatTGTgtacaaaatgaaatgcagcatcctatgaaaaaacaaacaaacatgtccttTGTGCTACAGATTACGAAGTGGTGTTAAGGTTCAGGACATGATGACGCTGATGAGACACATGCTACTTGATGGACACTTGGCAGAACATACAGACACCAAAATTccacaggaacaggaagtcaAAATCCCTCATGCAGTGCATTACAGAGAGTCTGGCGGCCAGTCAGATCTGCCCGCTTCATCGATGCCAACTCATGCTCGGTAGCCAGCCCCTTGATCATTGTTGGcgacaacagaaacaaaccgGGACCGACGGCCAGGTTCCATTGATGATACTATGCATCTTGTAAAGCAACATCCATCGCTCCAAGCAGACAATATGTACACTCTCTGTTTTCGTATGTGCATTACTTCATTCACATCACTGTATCTAGCACCCTCAGACTTCCCCATAATCATCTTCACAGAGAAAACCTTATGGAGTTCATACACTGCCCTGCTCAGCCTTTGGGATATACTTTCAcatatcaaatgaaatgaagtgcCTTGCATTAAGGAATTAGAGGCATGACAGATTCAACTAAAATAGTGCAATTTCACATTCCTTGTCATTAATGAATTATTCTCCATATTATACATTTGTAGAGCTATTTGGTGTGCGTAAAGGTAGAATGTGCGAAAAGTAAAAGTGCATGCAAATGGTTAAGGAAGGAAAAGTTTGACCTTATGGCAAACGTGCTAATTTGCTGCCTTGCtaagagttggatgagaagactgataccgttctcatgtctgtatgatAAAAAATATGAAGCTGCTTATATTAGCTttgcttagcataaaaactgg
The Chaetodon auriga isolate fChaAug3 chromosome 12, fChaAug3.hap1, whole genome shotgun sequence genome window above contains:
- the greb1l gene encoding GREB1-like protein isoform X2, translated to MGNSYAGQLKSARFEEALHNSIEASLRSSSGDPQPIFTQLYLEPEPYPGNMEDVKLKADLHGREPPGLTNGHSSNDLEELEEDDDSDSSSPPLPYLQAPAPDGCCTLDGFCQAGKDLRLVSIATEPIEVPAGFELVGAKSPSIPEHILVCAVDRRFLPDENGKNALLGFSGNCVGCGEKGFRYFTEFSNHINLKLSTQPKKQKHLKYYLVKNSQGALCKGPLICWKDCKTLQFSSSASTSKPSSSSSLSSKENGGTSGHSSSPFSLSDSPPTRTTQASSVFFGSQDLSRDCSFIKPLASTPGNKTQPIVSPAMNSGPPKKRHRSWHPSSLVPVPPPTAVPVPAIRPIICSPGSVLGVSPPQPPVAGVIQPQPVTAGETVIVPDNLLNSSGVRPVILIGHGTLPYFYGNVGDIVVSPLLVSCYKSNQLTEKTLETLGLKSSQLLCVETMILLTLQYLARLGSDQIPLREELEQIVLKAMLCCPGGPAISPSQLPWLARLEASVSGGSVQVVVTHNSLGEGISESLRSLGEGPHHQQCLPTYVVIICASKVSGNEFCVLVLGKYQARALAEGMLTTNEFLKEISYELITGKVSVLASHFKTTSLGDNLDKQLVRYQRRRKGQVIQPFQGDVTDNIHSQEAASMSPPSDRELLSKVFQIYPTQLSVARSLLSQVCSIADSGTHNLDLGRFCKVDFLVLVPPSHVLVHQTAQRIRQSGVLVDLGVEDASSAHQKSDKYVVRLDADVHAKMDAFMRKVKQNPYTLFVLIHDNSHVDLTSALSGSVCHGELQGLADRVVNCQEVLDAMNLLVLQVSCFPYTLQTRQSRISIHNEVHWPSNESLQGELSPNELVYFGLKDYSSSLQWGVASPILRCDDAFEKMVHTLLERHPHLHSMVIRSYLLIQQYTEAMMALTSSPSLRDHITPETLAMVEDLINAPNREGSQGRGHMLLVRVPSLQLAMLARERLEDVRDKLGLQLCFAVLLGSPATELSLPRNFTNRLRAWRGYENEDWVPHTYEDLEGLPCIVILTGKDPLGETFPRSLKYSDLRLIDSSYLTRTALEQEVGLACTHVSMGVVQEPTKAMVPRDSDGEKAAASLNDGDELERPQSNGSAATRTSGSLAENGVSSSDVADSFQKPSTSACPPEGAVTSDVSTVTQVFKQECDSLGSQLSSNPPKTSKAPASLCSSSSSSSPSPSSSSTQRPSQSTQCGREPKPTRVSPRTVIMSRAAYNLLAGESGGQLSSFSLLPQADVAWSGPLRPLITSNLQGAEQSMYYRQWTISRQHHADYEAPPVPHPRRLLLSGPPQVGKTGAYLQFLRILFRMLIRLLEVDVYDEEEVEEEETSEVTTPVNTQWPDIEEVRKLPFDPHPRDPKFRKASPVYTDKKPKCLKDGDSQAPTKRETKSIRLSRFAAHNAFHHCEQCHHYCEAGPATQLLECTFHAFTFCSSMLGEEVQLQFVIPKAKEQHFVFSQQGKHLESMRLPLVSAKDPDLLKSPIFTPTTGRQEHGLLNIFHAMEGATHLHILVVKQFEMPHYRKYWPNHILLVLPAMFNNAGVGAARFMIKELSYHNLELERNRLEEQGIKRQDVWPFIVMMDDSCVLWNSHQSTDSSETSDGGSTFTNVSLKMVLQHMESTPKISLYAMCGTRKWSSSLARRAPSHPFSRCHLHEFVMLNVDLTQNVQYDLNRYSCEEVDFNLRVNSSGLLLCRFNYFSLMKKHIPVGGNKDFLVKPKLMEIENPAPISPFQYVCAPDSEQTLLDAPAQFLLERFLQSCSHRLFPKAVQNRNNPVLSIDSYLNISPEISVCYINSRPHSTNLKHQGLLFSGLLLYLCDSFVVSGFLKKFRFLKGATLCVISQDRSSLRQTIVRLELEDEWQFRLRDEFQTANCSEDRPLYFLTGRHV